The Petropleomorpha daqingensis genome includes a window with the following:
- a CDS encoding GNAT family N-acetyltransferase: MTVLPAPLGARAVVVGGTAWHVVAADVDPAWVRSTVAHDPIAAPLGARFLSALADRVGAEPGSLDAVLVAPPAPASLGLELVPAEVDHPRVRRALEHRSDVRIWSTPDGAGVLILGRGLAGRWEVSLEVDPSARGRGLGTALVTAAPALVPDGAPLWAQVATANTASLRAFLAAGYRAVCAEVLFGP, translated from the coding sequence GTGACCGTTCTGCCCGCGCCCCTCGGGGCGCGGGCAGTCGTCGTCGGGGGCACGGCCTGGCACGTCGTCGCGGCCGACGTCGACCCGGCGTGGGTGCGATCGACGGTCGCGCACGACCCGATCGCCGCGCCGCTGGGCGCCCGGTTCCTCTCCGCGCTGGCCGACCGGGTGGGCGCCGAGCCCGGCTCGCTGGACGCGGTGCTCGTCGCGCCGCCGGCGCCGGCGTCGCTCGGCCTGGAGCTGGTGCCGGCCGAGGTCGACCACCCGCGGGTGCGTCGAGCCCTGGAGCACCGCTCCGACGTCCGGATCTGGTCGACCCCCGACGGCGCCGGCGTGCTGATCCTCGGCCGCGGGCTCGCCGGTCGGTGGGAGGTCAGCCTGGAGGTCGACCCGTCCGCGCGCGGCCGCGGCCTGGGCACCGCGCTTGTGACGGCGGCGCCGGCGCTGGTGCCGGACGGCGCCCCGCTCTGGGCGCAGGTGGCGACGGCGAACACCGCCTCGCTGCGCGCCTTCCTCGCCGCCGGCTACCGCGCCGTCTGCGCCGAGGTCCTCTTCGGTCCCTGA
- a CDS encoding metal-sulfur cluster assembly factor: MTTENELPAYKSAIIEDVEEAMRDVVDPELGVNVVDLGLVYGIEVDDNNVAVLDMTLTSAACPLTDVIEDQARQALTGGPGPGLVDDIRINWVWMPPWGPDKITDDGREQLRALGFRV, encoded by the coding sequence ATGACCACCGAGAACGAGCTGCCGGCCTACAAGTCGGCGATCATCGAGGACGTCGAGGAGGCCATGCGCGACGTGGTCGACCCCGAGCTCGGCGTGAACGTCGTCGACCTCGGCCTCGTCTACGGCATCGAGGTCGATGACAACAACGTCGCCGTCCTGGACATGACGCTGACCTCGGCGGCCTGCCCGCTGACCGACGTGATCGAGGACCAGGCCCGCCAGGCGCTGACCGGCGGCCCCGGCCCCGGGCTGGTCGACGACATCCGGATCAACTGGGTCTGGATGCCGCCGTGGGGCCCGGACAAGATCACCGACGACGGCCGCGAGCAGCTGCGCGCGCTCGGCTTCCGCGTCTGA
- the sufU gene encoding Fe-S cluster assembly sulfur transfer protein SufU, translated as MQLQSMYQEIILDHYRNPHGRGLREPFEAEVHHVNPTCGDEVTLRVHLDGDTIADVSYEGMGCSISQASVSAMYDLVIGKTVPEALETGEHFMTLMQSKGDTSVAEKLEDELEDAVAFAGVSKYPARIKCALMSWMALKDASARAWGGQS; from the coding sequence ATGCAGCTGCAGTCGATGTACCAGGAGATCATCCTGGACCACTACCGGAACCCGCACGGGCGCGGTCTGCGCGAGCCGTTCGAGGCCGAGGTGCACCACGTCAACCCGACGTGCGGTGACGAGGTGACCCTGCGGGTGCACCTGGACGGCGACACGATCGCCGACGTCTCCTACGAGGGCATGGGCTGCTCGATCAGCCAGGCGTCGGTGTCGGCCATGTACGACCTGGTGATCGGCAAGACGGTGCCCGAGGCGCTGGAGACCGGCGAGCACTTCATGACGCTGATGCAGTCGAAGGGCGACACGTCGGTGGCCGAGAAGCTCGAGGACGAGCTGGAGGACGCCGTCGCGTTCGCCGGCGTGTCGAAGTACCCGGCGCGGATCAAGTGCGCGCTGATGAGCTGGATGGCGCTCAAGGACGCCTCTGCACGAGCCTGGGGAGGCCAGTCATGA
- a CDS encoding cysteine desulfurase, which yields MTQTVSRPAAGAQKPLPLDVEAIRADFPILSRTVRGGKKLVYLDSGATAQKPRAVLDAERDFYENHNAAVHRGAHQLAEEATDLYEEARRKIGRFIGTDDEREIVFTRNTTDAINLVAYALSNAATAKEEAFRRYAVRQGDEIVVTEMEHHANLVPWQQLCERTGATLRWLGLTDDGRLDLADLGTVINERTKLVAVTHQSNILGTINPLEPIVARAREVGALVLVDGAQSVPHQPVDVAELGADFLAFSGHKMLGPSGIGVLWGRYDVLDALPPFLTGGSMIEVVRMEGSTFAAPPQRFEAGVPMTAQAIGLGAAVDYLTALGMDKVDEHEQAITAYALQKLQEIPGVTVIGPVDTVARGGAVSFTVEGIHPHDVGQVLDDLGIAVRVGHHCAWPVVRRYGVPATTRATFYVHTGYDDIDALADGVREAQRFFGVVPGEVK from the coding sequence ATGACCCAGACCGTCTCGCGTCCCGCGGCCGGGGCGCAGAAGCCGCTGCCGCTCGACGTCGAGGCGATCCGGGCGGACTTCCCGATCCTGTCCCGCACCGTCCGGGGCGGGAAGAAGCTGGTCTACCTCGACTCCGGGGCGACCGCGCAGAAGCCGCGCGCCGTCCTCGACGCCGAGCGCGACTTCTACGAGAACCACAACGCCGCCGTGCACCGGGGCGCGCACCAGCTGGCCGAGGAGGCGACCGACCTCTACGAGGAGGCCCGCCGCAAGATCGGCCGGTTCATCGGCACGGACGACGAGCGGGAGATCGTCTTCACCCGCAACACCACCGACGCGATCAACCTCGTGGCCTACGCCCTCTCCAACGCCGCCACGGCCAAGGAGGAGGCGTTCCGCCGCTACGCCGTCCGCCAGGGCGACGAGATCGTGGTCACCGAGATGGAGCACCACGCCAACCTCGTGCCGTGGCAGCAGCTCTGCGAGCGCACCGGGGCGACCCTGCGCTGGCTCGGGCTCACCGACGACGGCCGGCTGGACCTCGCCGACCTCGGCACGGTGATCAACGAGCGCACCAAGCTGGTCGCCGTCACCCACCAGTCGAACATCCTCGGCACGATCAACCCGCTCGAGCCGATCGTGGCCCGGGCCCGGGAGGTCGGCGCCCTGGTGCTGGTCGACGGCGCGCAGTCGGTGCCGCACCAGCCGGTGGACGTCGCCGAGCTCGGGGCCGACTTCCTCGCCTTCTCCGGCCACAAGATGCTCGGGCCCTCCGGGATCGGTGTGCTGTGGGGGCGCTACGACGTGCTCGACGCGCTGCCGCCGTTCCTCACCGGCGGGTCGATGATCGAGGTCGTGCGGATGGAGGGCAGCACCTTCGCCGCCCCGCCGCAGCGCTTCGAGGCCGGCGTGCCGATGACCGCGCAGGCGATCGGGCTCGGTGCCGCGGTCGACTACCTGACCGCGCTCGGAATGGACAAGGTCGACGAGCACGAGCAGGCGATCACCGCCTACGCGCTGCAGAAGCTGCAGGAGATCCCCGGGGTGACCGTGATCGGCCCGGTCGACACCGTGGCCCGCGGGGGAGCGGTCTCGTTCACCGTCGAGGGCATCCACCCGCACGACGTCGGCCAGGTGCTCGACGACCTGGGCATCGCCGTCCGGGTCGGGCACCACTGCGCGTGGCCGGTGGTCCGCCGCTACGGCGTCCCGGCCACCACCCGCGCGACGTTCTACGTGCACACCGGGTACGACGACATCGACGCGCTCGCCGACGGCGTGCGGGAAGCGCAGCGCTTCTTCGGCGTTGTACCCGGCGAGGTGAAGTGA
- the sufC gene encoding Fe-S cluster assembly ATPase SufC, which produces MSVLEIRDLHVTVGEGDDAKEILRGVDLTVRSGETHAIMGPNGSGKSTLAYSIAGHPKYTITGGTVTLDGEDVLAMTVDERARAGLFLAMQYPVEVPGVSVSNFLRTAATAIQGEAPKLRTWVKDVKTEMSALEMDPAFAERNVNEGFSGGEKKRHEILQMRLLKPKIAILDETDSGLDVDALRVVSEGVNRSREDSDVGTLLITHYTRILRYIKPDFVHVFVAGQIVDEGGPELAEKLEEQGYAAYVADSKETAKA; this is translated from the coding sequence GTGTCCGTCCTGGAGATCCGCGACCTGCACGTCACCGTGGGCGAGGGGGACGACGCCAAGGAGATCCTCCGCGGCGTCGACCTGACCGTCCGCTCCGGTGAGACCCACGCGATCATGGGCCCCAACGGGTCCGGCAAGTCGACCCTGGCCTACTCGATCGCGGGCCACCCCAAGTACACGATCACCGGCGGCACGGTGACCCTCGACGGCGAGGACGTCCTCGCGATGACCGTCGACGAGCGCGCCCGCGCCGGCCTGTTCCTGGCCATGCAGTACCCGGTCGAGGTGCCCGGCGTCTCGGTGTCGAACTTCCTGCGCACCGCCGCCACCGCGATCCAGGGCGAGGCGCCCAAGCTGCGCACCTGGGTCAAGGACGTCAAGACCGAGATGTCCGCGCTGGAGATGGACCCGGCCTTCGCCGAGCGCAACGTCAACGAGGGCTTCTCCGGCGGTGAGAAGAAGCGCCACGAGATCCTGCAGATGCGGCTGCTCAAGCCCAAGATCGCGATCCTCGACGAGACCGACTCCGGCCTCGACGTCGACGCGCTGCGGGTGGTCTCCGAGGGCGTCAACCGCAGCCGCGAGGACAGCGACGTCGGCACCCTGCTGATCACGCACTACACGCGCATCCTGCGCTACATCAAGCCCGACTTCGTGCACGTCTTCGTCGCCGGCCAGATCGTCGACGAGGGCGGTCCGGAGCTCGCCGAGAAGCTCGAGGAGCAGGGCTACGCCGCGTACGTGGCCGACTCGAAGGAGACCGCGAAGGCATGA
- a CDS encoding non-heme iron oxygenase ferredoxin subunit: MAFERVCALNDVAEPGALRVELADIDIAVVRFEGEIYAIEDMCSHAEVPLSEGDVEEFKGAPTIECWLHGSCFDLRTGEPTNLPATEPVSVYPVRVEGEDVFVDTESDGTLPVAANS, translated from the coding sequence ATGGCGTTCGAGCGGGTCTGCGCGCTGAACGACGTCGCCGAACCCGGCGCGCTGCGCGTCGAGCTGGCCGACATCGACATCGCCGTCGTCCGCTTCGAGGGCGAGATCTACGCCATCGAGGACATGTGCTCGCACGCCGAGGTGCCGCTCTCCGAGGGCGACGTCGAGGAGTTCAAGGGCGCCCCGACCATCGAGTGCTGGCTGCACGGGTCGTGCTTCGACCTGCGCACCGGCGAGCCCACCAACCTGCCGGCCACCGAGCCGGTCTCCGTCTACCCGGTCCGCGTGGAGGGAGAGGACGTGTTCGTCGACACCGAGTCCGACGGCACCCTCCCGGTCGCGGCCAACAGCTGA
- the sufD gene encoding Fe-S cluster assembly protein SufD, which yields MSAPVNTSTTSEGLPAGAHSHGGPVPTGSPAERFTSTDPEAFGKPAGREEDWRFTPMRRVRALLNGEPSDARLTTDTDLPEGVELTTVEADDPLLKGLPEPADYLAALTRQRAGGASVVRVAAEAQLDRPVTVRLSGTGADDVVWAQTVIEVGAYAKATVVLDHTGSATYSGGVAVLVGDGAQVTLISVQDWAPGSLHAGQYDAVVGRDATFKQVVVTLGGDLVRLVSNVQYAGPGGDAELLGVYFADETQHQEHRLWVDHAVPNCRSNVLYKGALQGEDAHTVWIGDVRIRPAATGTDTYELNRNLVLTDGARADSVPNLEIETGEIVGAGHASATGRFDDEQLFYLCSRGIDAETARRLVVRGFFADVVQHLGVPELQDRLMGTIEARLGALPALDDQPVEVA from the coding sequence ATGTCAGCCCCCGTCAACACCAGCACCACCAGCGAAGGCCTCCCGGCCGGCGCTCACTCCCACGGCGGGCCGGTTCCCACCGGCTCGCCGGCGGAGCGGTTCACCTCGACCGATCCCGAGGCGTTCGGGAAGCCGGCCGGCCGCGAGGAGGACTGGCGCTTCACCCCGATGCGCCGGGTCCGTGCGCTGCTGAACGGCGAGCCGTCCGACGCGCGCCTGACCACGGACACCGACCTGCCCGAGGGCGTCGAGCTGACCACCGTCGAGGCCGACGACCCGCTGCTCAAGGGCCTGCCCGAGCCGGCCGACTACCTCGCCGCGCTCACCCGCCAGCGCGCCGGTGGCGCGAGCGTCGTCCGCGTGGCCGCCGAGGCGCAGCTGGACCGTCCGGTCACCGTCCGGCTGTCCGGCACGGGTGCCGACGACGTCGTGTGGGCCCAGACCGTGATCGAGGTCGGCGCCTACGCCAAGGCGACCGTCGTCCTCGACCACACCGGCTCGGCGACGTACTCCGGCGGCGTCGCCGTCCTCGTCGGTGACGGCGCGCAGGTCACGCTGATCTCGGTCCAGGACTGGGCGCCCGGCAGCCTGCACGCCGGGCAGTACGACGCCGTGGTCGGCCGCGACGCCACCTTCAAGCAGGTCGTGGTGACCCTCGGCGGCGACCTGGTCCGGCTGGTCAGCAACGTGCAGTACGCCGGTCCCGGCGGCGACGCCGAGCTGCTCGGCGTCTACTTCGCCGACGAGACCCAGCACCAGGAGCACCGGCTCTGGGTCGACCACGCCGTGCCGAACTGCCGCAGCAACGTGCTCTACAAGGGCGCGCTGCAGGGCGAGGACGCGCACACCGTGTGGATCGGCGACGTCCGGATCCGCCCGGCGGCCACCGGCACCGACACCTACGAGCTCAACCGCAACCTGGTGCTCACCGACGGCGCCCGCGCCGACTCCGTGCCCAACCTGGAGATCGAGACCGGCGAGATCGTCGGGGCCGGCCACGCCAGTGCCACCGGCCGGTTCGACGACGAGCAGCTGTTCTACCTCTGCTCGCGCGGGATCGACGCCGAGACCGCGCGGCGCCTGGTCGTCCGCGGCTTCTTCGCCGACGTCGTCCAGCACCTGGGCGTCCCCGAGCTGCAGGACCGCCTGATGGGCACCATCGAGGCCCGCCTCGGTGCCCTCCCGGCCCTCGACGACCAGCCGGTCGAGGTGGCCTGA
- the sufB gene encoding Fe-S cluster assembly protein SufB translates to MTSTQQPVGTPLTQDEQIEQLGRYQYGWADADVAGASARRGLDEDVVRDISRRKNEPEWMLERRLKALKLFERKPMPDWGSDLSGIDFQNIKYFVRSTEAQATSWEELPEDIKNTYDKLGIPEAEKQRLIAGVAAQYESEVVYHKIREDLEEQGVVFLDTDTALKEHEELFKEYFGSVIPSGDNKFAALNTSVWSGGSFIYVPKGVHVEIPLQAYFRINTENMGQFERTLIIVDEGAYVHYVEGCTAPIYKSDSLHSAVVEIIVKKNARCRYTTIQNWSNNVYNLVTKRAIAHEGATMEWIDGNLGSKVTMKYPAVWMTGEHAKGEVLSIAFAGEGQHQDAGAKMVHAAPNTSSTIVSKSVARGGGRTSYRGLVQIDEGAHGSKSTVKCDALLVDTISRSDTYPYVDVREDDVAMGHEATVSRVSEDQLFYLMSRGLSEDEAMAMVVRGFVEPIARELPMEYALELNRLIELQMEGAVG, encoded by the coding sequence ATGACCAGCACCCAGCAGCCGGTGGGCACGCCGCTGACGCAGGACGAGCAGATCGAGCAGCTCGGCCGCTACCAGTACGGCTGGGCCGACGCCGACGTCGCCGGGGCCTCCGCTCGCCGTGGCCTGGACGAGGACGTCGTCCGGGACATCTCCCGCCGCAAGAACGAGCCCGAGTGGATGCTCGAGCGGCGCCTCAAGGCCCTGAAGCTCTTCGAGCGCAAGCCCATGCCCGACTGGGGGTCGGACCTGTCCGGTATCGACTTCCAGAACATCAAGTACTTCGTGCGCTCCACCGAGGCCCAGGCGACCTCGTGGGAGGAACTGCCCGAGGACATCAAGAACACCTACGACAAGCTGGGCATCCCGGAGGCCGAGAAGCAGCGGCTGATCGCCGGTGTCGCCGCCCAGTACGAGTCCGAGGTCGTCTACCACAAGATCCGCGAGGACCTCGAGGAGCAGGGCGTCGTCTTCCTCGACACCGACACCGCGCTCAAGGAGCACGAGGAGCTCTTCAAGGAGTACTTCGGGTCGGTCATCCCGTCCGGCGACAACAAGTTCGCCGCGCTGAACACCTCGGTGTGGTCGGGTGGCTCGTTCATCTACGTGCCGAAGGGCGTGCACGTCGAGATCCCGCTGCAGGCCTACTTCCGGATCAACACCGAGAACATGGGCCAGTTCGAGCGCACGCTGATCATCGTCGACGAGGGCGCCTACGTGCACTACGTCGAGGGCTGCACCGCGCCGATCTACAAGTCGGACTCGCTGCACTCCGCAGTCGTCGAGATCATCGTCAAGAAGAACGCGCGCTGCCGGTACACGACCATCCAGAACTGGTCGAACAACGTCTACAACCTGGTCACCAAGCGGGCGATCGCCCACGAGGGCGCGACCATGGAGTGGATCGACGGCAACCTCGGCTCCAAGGTCACGATGAAGTACCCGGCGGTCTGGATGACCGGCGAGCACGCCAAGGGCGAGGTGCTCTCCATCGCCTTCGCCGGCGAGGGCCAGCACCAGGACGCCGGCGCCAAGATGGTGCACGCCGCGCCGAACACCTCCTCGACGATCGTGTCGAAGTCGGTGGCCCGCGGCGGCGGTCGGACCTCCTACCGCGGCCTGGTGCAGATCGACGAGGGCGCGCACGGCTCGAAGTCCACGGTGAAGTGCGACGCGCTGCTGGTCGACACGATCAGCCGGTCGGACACCTACCCGTACGTCGACGTCCGCGAGGACGACGTGGCCATGGGCCACGAGGCGACCGTCTCCCGCGTCAGCGAGGACCAGCTGTTCTACCTGATGAGCCGCGGCCTGTCCGAGGACGAGGCGATGGCCATGGTGGTGCGCGGGTTCGTCGAGCCGATCGCCCGCGAGCTGCCGATGGAGTACGCCCTCGAGCTCAACCGCCTCATCGAGCTGCAGATGGAAGGTGCCGTCGGCTGA
- a CDS encoding helix-turn-helix transcriptional regulator produces the protein METSSTAPVRSSAGADDGRTRQRVTALLLENGPQTAAELAAALGVSPAAVRRHLDALVAAGRVEERTTQDPHRGRGRPARHFRLTDAGRATFPHAYDDLALTALRYVAAAGGPDAVRAVAEQQLAGLEQRASTAVAHATAGEAPVDRAQALAAALTAEGYAATASAIRSGGQLCQHHCPVAHVAAEFPQLCEAETAVIGRLVGTHVQRLATIAHGDGICTTHIPGTPVAGNRTTPAGPVPRERQAHRSLATSPSTTPQTHRERTHA, from the coding sequence GTGGAAACCAGCTCGACCGCTCCGGTCCGCTCGTCGGCAGGTGCCGACGACGGCCGCACGCGGCAGCGGGTGACCGCGCTCCTGCTGGAGAACGGGCCGCAGACCGCTGCCGAGCTCGCCGCTGCGCTCGGCGTCTCGCCGGCCGCCGTCCGCCGTCACCTCGACGCCCTCGTGGCCGCCGGCCGGGTGGAGGAGCGGACGACGCAGGACCCCCACCGCGGCCGGGGCCGACCGGCCCGCCACTTCCGGCTCACCGACGCAGGCCGGGCGACCTTCCCGCACGCCTACGACGACCTCGCGCTCACCGCGCTGCGGTACGTCGCCGCTGCGGGCGGCCCCGATGCCGTCCGCGCAGTGGCCGAGCAGCAGCTCGCCGGGCTCGAGCAGCGGGCGTCCACCGCGGTGGCGCACGCGACCGCAGGTGAGGCCCCCGTCGACCGGGCCCAGGCCCTGGCCGCGGCCCTCACCGCCGAGGGCTACGCTGCGACGGCTTCGGCGATCCGCAGCGGCGGGCAGCTCTGCCAGCACCACTGCCCGGTGGCGCACGTGGCGGCGGAGTTCCCGCAGCTGTGCGAGGCGGAGACGGCGGTCATCGGCCGGCTCGTGGGCACCCACGTGCAGCGGCTGGCCACGATCGCCCACGGCGACGGGATCTGCACCACACACATCCCGGGAACGCCGGTCGCCGGGAACAGAACGACCCCCGCAGGCCCTGTACCGAGGGAGCGGCAGGCGCACAGGAGCCTGGCCACATCCCCCAGCACGACCCCCCAGACGCACCGGGAGAGGACGCACGCATGA
- a CDS encoding COX15/CtaA family protein has translation MPVLPRAFSPAVVSRVALANVVANVLIVVTGGAVRLTGSGLGCPTWPKCTDASLVPTRELAGHGVIEFTNRTLTFLLTITAVAVLVVVWRSARRDLRRLAVLSFLGIPVQALLGGVTVLTGLNPWIVAGHFLLSMVLVAIATTLWLRSTEPGVGQLVVRRPIPLLVTGIAVVTGAVLVIGTVVTGSGPHSGDPKAGRTGFDPELVSQLHADVVFLLVGLTVALLVALYATDSPGRVRRAARDLLVVELAQGVIGYVQYFTGLPIAVVLLHMLGAALITVAAARLVWSIHGPASELPLDAPQVTATAAH, from the coding sequence GTGCCAGTGCTCCCCCGGGCCTTCTCCCCCGCCGTGGTCTCGCGGGTGGCCCTCGCGAACGTCGTCGCCAACGTGCTCATCGTCGTCACCGGGGGCGCGGTGCGGCTGACCGGCTCGGGCCTCGGCTGCCCCACGTGGCCGAAGTGCACCGACGCCAGCCTCGTGCCGACGAGGGAGCTGGCCGGGCACGGCGTCATCGAGTTCACGAACCGGACGCTGACCTTCCTGCTCACGATCACCGCCGTCGCCGTGCTGGTCGTCGTGTGGCGCTCGGCGCGGCGTGATCTGCGCCGGCTGGCCGTGCTGAGCTTCCTCGGCATCCCGGTCCAGGCCCTGCTGGGTGGCGTCACCGTGCTCACCGGCCTCAACCCGTGGATCGTCGCGGGGCACTTCCTCCTCTCGATGGTGCTGGTCGCGATCGCCACGACCCTGTGGCTGCGGTCGACCGAGCCCGGCGTCGGGCAGCTGGTCGTGCGCCGGCCGATCCCGCTGCTGGTCACCGGCATCGCCGTCGTCACCGGGGCCGTGCTGGTGATCGGCACCGTCGTCACCGGCAGCGGACCGCACAGCGGCGACCCGAAGGCGGGCCGCACCGGGTTCGACCCGGAGCTGGTCAGCCAGCTGCACGCCGACGTCGTCTTCCTGCTGGTCGGCCTGACCGTGGCCCTGCTGGTCGCGCTCTACGCGACCGACTCCCCCGGCCGGGTGCGCCGCGCGGCCCGCGACCTGCTGGTCGTCGAGCTGGCCCAGGGGGTCATCGGCTACGTGCAGTACTTCACCGGCCTGCCGATCGCCGTCGTCCTGCTGCACATGCTGGGCGCGGCGCTGATCACCGTCGCCGCCGCCCGCCTGGTCTGGTCGATCCACGGCCCGGCGAGCGAGCTGCCGCTGGACGCGCCCCAGGTCACGGCGACCGCCGCCCACTGA
- a CDS encoding heme o synthase, whose product MTAVSERPALATRRVSAVVRAYVALTKPRIIELLLVTTVPAMMLAAGGWPSWRLLLATLVGGTLAAGAANVFNCWYDRDIDRLMHRTERRPLPMGEISPRGALVFGVVLTVVSTLLLATTTTLLAAGLALGAIGYYAVIYTVILKRHTRHSTLFGGVPGAAPVLIGWAAVTGSLAWPAVVLFGVVFCWQMPHFWALAMRFRADYERAEVPMLPVVATARSVGRQTVVWTWLTVAVSLLLWPVGGDYGIGWLYTAAAAGLGLWFAIEAHRLLSRIRRGAETKPMQLFHISISYMALLSVAVILDVLI is encoded by the coding sequence GTGACGGCGGTCTCCGAGCGACCCGCCCTCGCCACCCGCCGCGTGTCCGCGGTCGTGCGCGCCTACGTGGCGCTGACCAAGCCGCGGATCATCGAGCTGCTCCTGGTCACCACCGTGCCGGCGATGATGCTCGCCGCCGGCGGCTGGCCGTCGTGGCGGCTGCTGCTGGCCACGCTGGTCGGCGGCACGCTCGCCGCGGGTGCCGCGAACGTCTTCAACTGCTGGTACGACCGCGACATCGACCGGCTCATGCACCGGACCGAGCGCCGGCCGCTGCCGATGGGCGAGATCAGCCCGCGCGGCGCGCTGGTCTTCGGCGTGGTGCTCACGGTCGTCTCCACGCTGCTGCTGGCCACCACGACGACGCTGCTCGCCGCCGGGCTGGCCCTCGGCGCGATCGGCTACTACGCCGTGATCTACACCGTGATCCTCAAGCGGCACACCCGGCACTCGACGCTGTTCGGCGGCGTGCCCGGCGCCGCGCCGGTGCTCATCGGCTGGGCAGCGGTGACCGGGTCGCTGGCGTGGCCGGCCGTCGTCCTCTTCGGGGTCGTCTTCTGCTGGCAGATGCCGCACTTCTGGGCCCTGGCGATGCGCTTCCGCGCCGACTACGAGCGGGCCGAGGTGCCGATGCTGCCGGTCGTGGCGACGGCGCGGTCGGTGGGGCGGCAGACCGTCGTCTGGACCTGGCTCACCGTCGCCGTCTCGCTGCTGCTGTGGCCGGTGGGCGGCGACTACGGGATCGGCTGGCTCTACACCGCCGCGGCCGCCGGGCTGGGCCTCTGGTTCGCGATCGAGGCGCACCGGCTGCTCTCGCGGATCCGCCGCGGCGCGGAGACCAAGCCGATGCAGCTGTTCCACATCTCGATCTCCTACATGGCGCTGCTCTCGGTCGCCGTCATCCTCGACGTCCTGATCTGA